Genomic DNA from Paenibacillus borealis:
TTCGGGCTCCGGCGGAAATGCTGCCGATAATGCTGCTGCAGGCAGTGAAACATCCAGCACCCAGCCTGCCAGCGGCCCGTCATCTTTCAATCTCTGGCTTGGATGGACGTCTACGATTAATAATGACAGCTTGGTCCAGAAATACTGGCGCGAGCAGGAGCCTGGAGTCGATGTGAAGCTGGAGACAACCCAAGGCGACGCGATGACCGCGCTCAATCTGAAGATCAATACAGGCGGCTTCGAGGATGCTGCCATCTTCAACCGGAATGAGACGGTCAAAAGCGCGATGAACCGCTCCAAGCAGCTGATGCCGCTGGAACAATATTTCGACATGCCGGATAAATACCCGGGGCTGGCGTCTATTCCCAAGCAGTATCTGGAACTAATGAAGGATAATGATGGCCATATCTGGTCCATCCCGACCTGGTTTGACCAGAATCCGGAAGACCCGTGGCCGGGCTGGGCATCTCAAGCCTGGATCGTCAGAAGTGATGTGCTGGAGAAAACGGGCATGACCAAAGACGATCTGGCAACGATTGAGGGAGTGGAGACCTTCCTGCGTAAAGCTGCAGAACAGAAGGATGCAGCCGGCAAATCGCTTATCCCTTTATCCTTCCTGATGGATACGAGTGATACACTGGGCTGGAGTGATGAGAATGCGATTCTGACAGCATTCGGGGTAACAACGGGAGGGAACGGCATCGACAAACGCGGTGATGATTTCGTATTCGCTTACGATGATCCCAATTACAAAGCTGCTTACCAATGGATGAACAAGATGTATCAGGAGAAGCTGATTGATCCGGAAGTTGTGACCAGCAAAAAAGAACAGTATGCAGAGAAAAACAAATCAGGCCGCATCGCCTTCAACGTAGGCAGCTTCTGGAATATTCCTGCATCTACCTGGGAAACCCTGGACGGGCCGACAGAGCCGGGCTGGTTCTACGAAGCGGTTCCTTTTCCGAAGGTGGAAGGTGTAGAGAAGCTCGGAATTAATCAGGTCACCAACCCGAATCCGGGCTATGATGTGTATATCAGCGGGAAGACCAAGAATCTCGAGGCCATTCTGAAATTCTTCGATTATACCCTGCAGCCGAAACCTGAACAGCAGCAGGTAATTAATGAAGGTCCGGCAGGGCTGTACTGGGATTGGATCGACCAGCCGCTGGGCAAATGGAAGTTCACAGACGAAGCTTATAAAACGAGCCGGAATTCCGGAGACACCGCGCAGAAAGCCAAGGTTACTCCAGAACTCTATATGGCGGCATCGTACAGCAATGAATGGTATCCTTGGTGGAACACCGAAGATGCGGGTAAAGCCGGAGCGGCTAAGACGATTCAGTTCACCGAAACTATCGGTAAAATGGGCACGATCCGGGTAGCTGAACCCTATGATCTGTTCCAAATGAAACAGGGTGGAGCCTGGGAGAAATATACCCCGGAGCTTGAGAATATCCGTAAGGAATACCGCGCCAAGCTGCTGATGGCCAAAGACGAAGGGCAGTTTGAGAAGAACTGGAATGATTTCCAGGATGCGCTGGAGAAACGCGGACACTGGAGTGAAGTCAAGCAGGAATGGCTGGATACGTACAAAGAAGAAGTAGCTGCAGCGCAATAATACTATAGTGTACAGATGTAACGGAGCACCTCTCACCACGAGAGGGCTCCCTTTGCACTTCATGGGGGGGACATATGTTAAAACAGCAGATAGAGAAATGGATCATTCGTATGACCCGTTCCATGAACCTGAGGAGCAAGATTGTATTATTCTACGGTCTGATTGTGTTCGTTCCGACTGTACTGCTTGCTGCAGGTGCAGGTTACATGATGCTTCATACCGTACGGGCTAACTATATGCTCACAATCCGGGAAGCGGTAAGGCAAAGTGCGCAGAGTATTGAATTCAGGAAGCAGAGCTATGATCTTCTCGCTACCCGTACGGCGACGGATGGAGAGCTAATCTCCAGATTAGCCAGGGACTATGCGGATATCGATGAACAACTCGGCACGGTCAATTATGTAGACCGTTCCTTCCTGCTTACGAGCAAATATTTGCCGGGTATTGAGAATTTCCGTATCTACCATACCAACGGCACACTTGTTCAGGATGGAGGGCTGCTGTGGAAACCGGAGGACCGGATGCTCTCGGGGATGCGGGAGAAGGAATGGTACGCAACGATGCTGCGTAAGGAGGATAATCTGGTATGGACCAATGCGGCTGACGACAGGACGAAGCTGGTGGTTTCCCACAAAATCCTGAATTTGTACGGAGATGTCTACGGCATTGTCTATCTGCTGCTGGACTATAACGGTGTCTTCATGGAATCATTCGACCATCCGTTTGAAGGGGCCGGAGCATTATACATTGTCGACGACAGCGAGCGGATTATTGCCTCCTCTGAGCCCTCCGAGATTGGCAGCCGTTTGTCCGCCTCTTCTTTAGGACCTTATTGGAATAACCCGGAAGAAGCCCCGGCAGCCCGGAACGGGATGGTCCTGATCACCCAGGAAATTAAGTCCGGCTGGACGGTTGCGGCGCTTGTGCATCTCGACCGGCTGGAGGAGCAGTCAACGCGGATTATGTACTACATCGCAATAGGTATTGCCTTTTTCCTGCTGATATCTATCTTTCTGATCATGATTGTCCTCAAAAATGTCATTTGGCGGATACGCAAGCTGGGCATCCGGATGACCGATATCTCGGAAGGTTATTTCGAAGTGACCGTTAGAAACCGTGACAATGATGAACTCGGTGAGCTTGAGGTACTGTTCAATTCTATGTCCGGCCGTTTGAGAAAGCTGGTAGAGGAGCATACAGAAGCCATGCTTAAGGAACGCGAGCAGTCGTTCAGGGCGCTGCAGGCACAGATCAACCCTCATTTCATCTATAATTCCCTTAGCCTGATCCGTTG
This window encodes:
- a CDS encoding cache domain-containing sensor histidine kinase, giving the protein MLKQQIEKWIIRMTRSMNLRSKIVLFYGLIVFVPTVLLAAGAGYMMLHTVRANYMLTIREAVRQSAQSIEFRKQSYDLLATRTATDGELISRLARDYADIDEQLGTVNYVDRSFLLTSKYLPGIENFRIYHTNGTLVQDGGLLWKPEDRMLSGMREKEWYATMLRKEDNLVWTNAADDRTKLVVSHKILNLYGDVYGIVYLLLDYNGVFMESFDHPFEGAGALYIVDDSERIIASSEPSEIGSRLSASSLGPYWNNPEEAPAARNGMVLITQEIKSGWTVAALVHLDRLEEQSTRIMYYIAIGIAFFLLISIFLIMIVLKNVIWRIRKLGIRMTDISEGYFEVTVRNRDNDELGELEVLFNSMSGRLRKLVEEHTEAMLKEREQSFRALQAQINPHFIYNSLSLIRWRAMDQQDDIQIRTIDALTTFYRLALSNRVNVTLIRDEIEHLKAYIEIQQLRYPGQVSVEWQVEPEVLDLYSIKLILQPTVENCYLHGGITTRAHAFIQITIRQAGNRIQFQIFDNGQGISREKLEQIRSGSYRGTQNGFGMNNIRERLALYFGPEGRFEIDSTEDEWTKVTIYIPVCTDSPEIK